The DNA region ATCGTTTTAAGACCGGTAGAACATCACCACTAGAAAAGACCCGCTGAAAGACGTCAAATGAAAGAGGGCTCTGAAATAGATCTGGTACTTGTCGTCAACTGCAAGAGCTGTTAGCTCGTTACGGTGATGAATTTGGGCAACGATTAATCCAATCCAATGAATGGTGCAAACATGAAGAAGAATCTGCACATGCCGGTGCAGTTTCGTCTGTTGGAAAGGTAATGCTTACTGTATTATGTGATTGCGGAGGGATTATTTGTATGGATTATCTGGCGAAAGGTACTACACTACAATTAACGCAGAATATTATTCGAAATTTATCATGCGGACCTCTGCGACAGGCACTTATCAACAAAAAATAAGTGTtcagattcagaagagaccTAAAAAGTTATTTAAGGATCCAAAAAAATTAGTTTATCGTTATGATCAATGTGAATGTTGAATGGCGTTTATCTTGGAAAACTTCATTTTTATATTGACGAAAATAAACAAACCCAATAAACACACACACGTGTATTATACGTTTAAATGTGGTGGGGGGCGTTGATTCAAggttactcgttgaattttGTAACGTTATTTCGAAACCTCAATTCCACCATAGGTTGATTTcacatataatcaacgtttatgatCAAGCTGGTTACTGAATCCACTAACATGAAACGTTGTTATTTTAGTGCACCCTCAACGTGTATTCAATAGGAAGTGAGAAACATTGAATTAACGTTGAATACGATaccattcaacaactcgttactatagtcaccaatatgtaacgtttctttagcgtacttcctcaacgtatattcaataagaaataaataacattacatcaacgttgtacatatacgaaatcattcaacaactcgttactgtagtcaccaatatataacgtttctttagcgtacttcctcaacgtatattcaatacgaaataaataacattacatcaacgttgtatacgaaatcattcaacaactggttactgtagtcaccaatatgtaacatttctttagcgtacttcctcaacgtatattcaataggtAATAAATAACATTACATCATCGTTGTAaacgaaatcattcaacaactcgttactgtagtcaccaatatgtaacgtttctttagcgtacttcctcaacgtatattcaataggtaataaataacattacatcaacgttgtatacgaaatcattcaacaactcgttactgcAATCACGAATATGGAACGTGGATATGTGGTGTTTTCTCAAAGTATATTCTATTAAAAGCAACGAACATCCCCTTCTTGTAGCCACTATTACAGAAAGTTTCAGTGTCTTGCCAAGTAgtatatatcgaaaaaaaaatgagtgtCCTGTATTTGGCATTGTAAGATCAATAGCGATCACTTTTTTATAATGGATTGAGTATGTTCTACCAGTTACCATTAGTTATGAGATCTGCttataatttgaatcaattcaagaGACTGGTAATGGTAACAAAGAATATGTATTGAGCGGATGACTGTTGATGTAGATATATTGTAAATATAATGTTATGAACTTTGTAGCCTTAAGCTAATGGAATATTCACTACTAGGTACTACAATGAGAACTATAGGGTGCAGTGGTCTCGTTGGCAGCGATGTAGGGTAGGACGCCAGAGGTAGCAGGATCAAATCCCGGCGGTGATGGATGTTTGCGGTTGTCTCGATGAACCTAGTTTGGGAAGAGATAATATAATGTTGGCTAATGGGAACTATAACAAGACTAGTGGGTGCTGggcagaaaaaaaataaatatttattttagaatCAACATATTGTAGCAACGTTATTTCAATCGAATGGCAACGTTATATTCTCatagaatttccattccaaaaaGATTGTCCTCTACGTTACTGTACCACTAGAACGAAACGTATTTCCTAACGACATTTTGCCGGTTTCTCAACGTAGCGTTACTTGAAGAACTCATCGTTACTTCCacgtatctgtgtttattgggaaataatgaaaattatagCAAAATTTCTCGTAATTCAGGTattctattaaaaatcgagccAATCAATGTATGGAATATTATTGTGTTTTACATTCTTCCCTAGGAATTGTACCCAATACCCAGggattatacagagtgagtctttgccacgtacaaatattctaacagtagattcttgaggttcaaagaaacactttttcctataccattttttcccattttgatcaaagagattTTGAATGTTTTACTTCCCGTACCACCTTTTGTTCATCTAGCtccttctagttgctgattatcaaatttttttccttcttattttttggtgaaaacctcaaaatgttcgaaaattattcgaTATCGAAAAACTGAggatcaaataaaatggaaaGTAAGTTTTTACTTTACTAAAAGAACTGTGAATGTAAGTAATGAAACTGACAAAGACTtgagcaaacactactgactacattatgtgcagtgaacattttactgtaagtcaatttattcacataaattgttgtatgcagaaagcatgaCATTTATATACGTAAATGATTCTCAATTATTGCTACTCgttcagaatattcagaaaagcaaaggttttattgataaagttttatgaaacctgttttgttcattcatagTGCATATTGTTTCATGAGGAGACTAAAaagaatcataaaaaagcataaagaaactatactgattGACTAACATACAGGTACCACAGTAcctaatgtttttttttaattgtggttctgaaaattttgaggaTATGTAgagaactgaaatgtgtatgatATGAtggaatatattgaatattggttcatattaatttctgatgaaaattgtacaaattcaactaagtttatcaaTTCAAAAGAATGTATTCCACAGAAACAACAAGTTTGACATATAACaaatcaccatatacttttctGTCCTATTCAAAGTTGTATATTTGTTGcccataattttaattttttgtaagtttttcataaattgcaaataaaaatatagcacatccgacagcgtatttcatttttatcagttgattccaaacaattttcagataaaaaccaacatcctgatcacaaaacaaagctATACTTttcttgttttgtcgctcagacTGTTTTGTTTTCTGGCCCCAACAatgtcgatattgaaattcaatacaaggaatagaattcgaatttcgcaacTTCAATTATGAAACAGAAAACTGCTATTAAACAACGGCATGTCGTTGTCAAATGTGGCACACACAGGTCAAAATTTAGTCGGTTTTTAGTTTTAGAAATATGAGGGattttcctatctttctactctataatctttggtaacatttatttatttatcaattcaatttggtactcattttttccaatattgCTTATCACGTCAACCCATACTTTTTGATCTCGGAACCTACCCTTGAAATTCGAAGTGCCTAGTCATAGTGCTTACAACCCTACAAACGGATATAATTGAATTTTAAAAACAATTCTTCACCATCTCAATCGTTTGAGACAAGTTTTGTTTCGAAATACAAAAATTGAAGATCGTAGGAAGAACTGAAAATCAGCAATTGACTAAAATTATATCCGGCTTATCAATCAAATTCTTCAGTTGTCTATGAGGTGTTCTGTTCCATTTTGTTTAGTTCTTTACTGTTTTCACTTTAGACCGATCTTTGTGAAGTTTAGATTATTTCCAAAGTGCGTGGAAATTTTAGTCGAATGATATGTCGAATCATTCGGTAAAAAACTAATCACATATACACAAAATTTTCAGTAGCCGATATTTTGAATGTTGAAGTTCAAAATAACATGATGAAATAAATCATATTTTCAAGGTTTTTCTAAGTTGAATTATATCAATATGTAAGTATCAGAGATCACTGAAGGAGTTGTTCACAACAGaatcaattcgaaatttttcgTCTTGTTTggattcaaaattatataattcAGGTCAGGCAATCGATTGCAAGTTCTTCGAACAACGGTTACATACTAAGTGGGTACCACTGCCAAACTGAGAGCTAAAGGTTGATACTCTCATTGGGTATTAATTAATTGAATACTGAATGataattctcaaaatatttctcaactATGCAGCATGTGGGGGAATGTCTGAACAAATATAAAGTGTTTTGTATATGACTAAATCATCACAATTCATTCAAGTGACCAACATCAACAAACATTCAACAAAATGTTCAAACTGGTAAGAATTGAAACCAAGTTATGATCATTTTTGAAAAGTAATTAAAGATAGATTTAAATCAACACGTGAAGTGTTCAACTGAATTCGTAGTTAAAATAATGTGattcacaaatttttcttcCAGACGATCATCGCATTGGCCGTGTTCTCCTACGGAGTGTTAGCTACCCCAGAACCTGAAGCTAAGGCAGAGGCGAAACCCGGTGTCTTGGCCGCAGCTCCACTTGTAGCAACAGCTCCAGCTGTGGTGACAGCTACAAGCTCCCAGGCCTTTGTCAGAAACTACAACGCACTAGCCGCACCTTTAGTTGCTGCCCCTGTTGCAGCAGCTGCCTCCTATGTGGCTGCACCAGGAGCTCCCTTATTAGCTTCCCCCTACGTCACCGCCTACGCTTCTCCTTACTTCGCCGCTCCTTATCTGATCTGAGtttcaaaaatgcatttttCTGTGAATAAAGACTCATTTTAATCATACGCTTTTAGATTATTTTTTAtccttacggccggtttcataatcaaacctaaagtcgctttaattttaaagcttccttcaaccctactaaaaatgacactaaaggaagctttaagcttaaagtgactttaaatttgattatgaaactggacgttacaaTTTTGCTGACTTTCCATATTTGCTTTCAATGAAGAATCTTGAAAATACATCTTATTTCTGATGGAAGATATTTCaaactgattcaaaaataataatattccttcattgaaaaataagaGATGGAATAATAACATAAGCATAATGGCGAAGTCTaaacatccagtttcataatcaaatttaagtttaaagcttcctttagtgtgaTTTTTAGTAGGATTAAAGGTTGGAACATAGATAACATGAAAAGAACAAGAGTTGTTTGTAAACcataagagctagggaaaaatggatggcacgtttccgaccttgATATTCAAAAGATGGATAATTCAAATAACATATAAACCCCatgttttttttacatatttcatTCTCCTATTTTCTTctgagaatatacagggtgttcctaatagggaagtacaaacgaaaagaggagattccttgagtgattttaagaaaaaaagtctcataaacatGAGACCGCAAACGATTCTTTGTCGAGATACTGTGTGTTAAAGTTAGAATTCGTAAAATTCGGCATGTTAAGATATTATAATGCAACCACAACCATCGTTATTTTTCAAAAGACGAAAGTTTAGTTCGATGCTACGAAACTAACCATGAATTTATTCACCATAGCTTACCAACTGAATTCTTT from Coccinella septempunctata chromosome 1, icCocSept1.1, whole genome shotgun sequence includes:
- the LOC123314812 gene encoding uncharacterized protein LOC123314812, giving the protein MFKLTIIALAVFSYGVLATPEPEAKAEAKPGVLAAAPLVATAPAVVTATSSQAFVRNYNALAAPLVAAPVAAAASYVAAPGAPLLASPYVTAYASPYFAAPYLI